gatatacatgtgtgtgtctttgtataagtgaagtgttttgagaaaaaacaaggacaaacaacaacaaaacagcaacaaacaaagacaaatagcaacaaaaataccACACTGGTCAagtgtggaggctcacacctataatcccaacactttgggaggctgaagcaggaggatcacttgagcccaagagtttgagataaCCCTGAGCAACAtaaaagaccttgtctctacaaaaaattttaaaaattagccaggtgtggtagtgtgcactacacctagctactggggaggctaaggcagtaggatcggttgagcccaggagtttgaggttacagtgagctatgactgtgccactgtaccccagcctgggtgacaagagcaaacaaaaccctgtctctcaaacacacacacacacacagccacagagAGCCTCTGACTTTTCACAGGGAAGGTGAAGGTTCTTAAAATCCCAGAATGACCAGATGGCCCTGGGGGCAGGGAGCATGGGCCAGGGTTGAAAGAGGGAGTACCTAGAGAGGTGCCCTAGCCAGGACACTCAGTATCTATCTGAGATGAAGCAGAGGCCTCAGACACAAGTTCCTGGGCCCAGAAATcccagctgtgagccaccaccccacgCCATTCTAGTCCCAGCGGAGGCCTCACCGGGTCTGCAGCCAGCCGGTTAGGGATGGTGGGGGTCTGCTGATCCACACACACCACCTTCTTCATGTCCTCAAAGCTGGGGTCATTGGGCACCACATCATAGAAGGGTGGTCTATAGTCCTCCACGATCCCTGGAAATGGAGAATGGACAGGACAATCACTTGGGAGGCCCAATACCACCCAGAGGAGAGCCTTTTCTACCCTCTATCCAAGGGCCAGAAACCAGTGGCCTGGACATGCTACCCCTGAGAGGGATGATATAATGCAATAAATGTGTTTCTAACTAATATTAATGACTGCCATTTGTTTTGCACATGGCATGTGCCAGGTATTCTGctgtaaacacttttttttttttttgagacagagtctcgctgtcgcccaggctggagtgcagtggcgcgatctcggctcactgcaggctccaccccccggggttcacgccattctcctgcctcagcctcccgagtagctgggagtacaggcgcccaccacctcgcccagctaattttttgtatttttagtagacacagggtttcaccatgttagccaggatggtctcgatctcctcgcctcatgatccgcccgcctcggcctcccaaagtgctgggattacaggcgtgagccaccgcgcccggcctgctgtaaACACTTTACGTGCTTTATCCTGTttgtcctcacaacagccctaggGAGTGGGTACTagtattacctccattttacagatgaagacactgatgCTCAGAGAAGTGGGGCCCAAGGTTCCACAGCTAGTAATGGCAGAGGCAAGACTCAAACCCATCTCGGATTCCTAGGCCAGCCTTGTTCCAGCCTTTCCTCAGCTGCCTTCCACCCAGTGCCTGGGACTTCTCCCAGGCCCCAACTATCACACATGCCTGATAATAATAACACCAAATGTTTACTGAGCCCTGTATGCCAGGTGCTGTCCTAAGAGCTCTGCATGacatcctcacagcagccctgtgaggtaggtaataCTATTAGCTCCACTTCATAAGCCAAGAAATGAAGGCCAGAGAGTTTAAGAAACTTGTCTAAGATcaacagctagtaagtgacagggCTAGGATTTAAGCCCACAGTCTAACACCAAAGCATGTGCTCTTGACCTCTGAGCTGCACTTATTTTTTACCCAGGTCCACGTAACAACACCCAGTGTCAGGGATGGCACGGGCCTCTGCTGACTCCTGCAGCCGGCGCTGACCCCTCCTCTTGGTGTCCCCAGTTCACAGTTTTTAGCTTTCTGAAAACAATGCCTGTGGAGCTACAGACAGCCCCATGCCCCATCCTGTTTCCCAGCCCGAGGCTGGGGGGCCATGGCCACACAGGCCGCAACCTCGATAGAGCCTTCGCCAGCTGTTCTCCCCATGGCCAGCTTCCAGGCCGGCCCCTGTGCCGCTCACGCCCTAATCAGTGCTGCACAGGCTGAGTGTGTCTAATGGGCCTTTAATCAGTGCCGGGGCTGACACCAGATTACAGTGTTTATAATGCGCCGCGAGTCCGTGTGGGGCTGATGGAGCTTCCCCCTCCACCCCAGGCAGCCTCCTCCCAGACTTTCCTTTCTGCCCTGCAGCCTGGTCCAAGGAGCCTTGGCTTCTTCCAGGTTCCTCTTTCCCCCAATCCCAGTCTCCTTAGAGCCCACTCTGGCAATTCATGCCCGGAGTCTTAAGGAATCTAAGCACCTCATGAGTCTCCCCAAGGGACTGGTGACACCACGGCCTCTGTTTTCAGTCAATGATCGCCGAGGATAAATGAAGTCTGGCATAGGGCTGACTCCTGGTAGATGCTCAGGAAATGAGGACATCCTTGTCCCGAAGAAGCAGGGCTCCAGCCATATCCTGAAGATTGTCCCCAACCTGTCAGGACTGCTGGAAGTCCCTCACCATGGACAGCCTCCTCAAAGGTTGACAATGCTCCCACCAGTCTAGACGACCCACCCATCCTCCGTCCACTCCAGGGCTGAGACAGCATCGACCTCAGGGCTGTCTGCCCGGGGCAGGTCCCTCTACCTGCCGCAATCCCTCTAAATCAGAGTCCCCTGTGGCAACCCACAGTAACAATGCGGCAGCAATAAGCAGGCAGTGCAGGCACTCACATGCATTGTGTGCATGAGGAAATCAAGGGCCAGAGAGGTTTAAGTGCacacagtgatgatgagcactggCCACCGGGCAGACTGCCCGGTTTCGGACCCTGATGCTGCCTCAAGCCCACTGTCATTCTGTGCCCCTgtctcctcagctgtaaaatggggacaatatgAGGTCAGGCACTCATTCTATCTACAACAATAACGGCCACTAATATTTAGCTCTAGATATTGTTCTAAATACTTGGATTATCTCAACAACTGGAagctatttttattctcattttatttatttattttattaatttttttttttgagacagggtctcactctgtcgcccagactggagtgcagtggcatgatctcggctcaccgcaacctctacctcctaggttcaagcgattctcctgcctcagcctcctgaggagctgggattacaggtgtgtgccaccacagccggctaatttttgtatttttagtacagacagggtttcaccatgttggccaggctggtcttgaattcctgacctcaggtgatctgcccgcctcggcctcccaaagtgctgggattacaggcatgagccactgcacccattttacaaatgaggaaactgaggcacagagaggtcaaatAACCTGTGCACAGTCATGGCAAAATCAGGAATAGAACCCAGGAAGTCTGATTCCAAGGCTATGCTCTTAGCCACTAAGCAATACCACTGCCTTGTCCATAccaaagaattaaataagataatacatgtaaagtgcatAGCATGGCATCTGGCACATATTTAAGCTCAATCAGTATTAGCTGCTATTAATATTTCTGTTATTATCATGTACCCAAGACTTCACAGCCAGACTCACAGACCCTGTTATCTGTTTTTAAGGTTTATACCTTAAAAGGTCACTCAGCTGAACCAGCTGGTGGGCAGCATGGAAGGGGTGCCAGGAGGTCTGGCTGCAAACCTCCCAGGCCACAGGCATTGGCCATGGCAGGAAGCTCCTGGCTCCACAGGCTGATTCCCCTTTCCCTACCCTGTGTAGGGTGGGCCCTCACCATTCACGATGGTCCGGCGGGCAATCTCCCACAGCACCAGGCCAAAGGCCCAGATGTCAGTCCACTTGTAGGACTCAAAGCAGTCCATGCGGATCTGCTCGTCCAGCACCTCAGGCGCCATGTACCGCTTGGTGCCCACTCTCGGGTTGTTGCCGATGTCCAGGTAGTCGCTGCCCTGTGAGTGCATCACAGCCAGGCCTGCGGGGGTGAGGCCTGTTACTCCTGCCCCTCTCCGGAACCTGGGATCCAGGGGGTAGGCAAGGTGGGGACTGAGAGAAACAGTGGGACAGAGAGGGGAAGGCAGATGGAGACCTGCACGGAGATGGACTGGAAGACAGTGGCCACAGAGAGAACCACGGCCCCAGGTACTCTTTGCTTGTGTAGTGCTCTCTAGGTTCCCAAGAACCCGGAGGGATGTGAGTGGGCCAGGCAGGCATTATGAGCCCACTTCACAGAGCAGACCCGGAGGCTGGTGATGGGGAGGGATGTAGTTAGCGAAACCAGGATGAGAACCCAGGTTCCCGGCTCCTGCCTCCTTTCTCCTAACTCCTGGAGCCAGGATGGTATGGTGGAAGGAGTCTGGGTTTGAAAAGGGTGTTCAGACAACTCGTGGGGTCTTGAGGAGGAGAACTGAGACAACATGCGCCTGTAAGTTTTCAAGTGCTAATCATGGTCACCGCCCACAGGCAAAAGAAAGGAGAGCGCACAAGCTCCGCCCACCTGTGAAGGGCGCGCCCCTGCCCCGCCCAGCTCACCCAGGTCGGCGATGCAACACTGCAGGTTGCTCTTGACCAGCACGTTGCGGCTCTTGAAGTCACGGTGGGCAATGGCTGGTTTGCCCTGTGTACCGAAGATCTCCACGTGCAGGTGCGCCAGGCCGCAGGCTGCGGACACAGCTAGCCTCAGAGCCAGATGGGGCTCCAGCGTCTGTCTCTGCAGAAAGTCGTAGAGGGAGCCGTGCTCGTGGTAGTGCGTGATGAGCCACAGCTGCGTGCTCGAGTTGCGGGAGGTCATGTCCGAGGCGATGAAGCCTGTGTGCAGAAGGGTCAGGTGACTCAGCCAAGGGGCTGGGGCTAAGGGAGGCTGGAGTGGTCAGGGtcagggtggggttgggggagagagaaTGGGCTGGGTCACTGCTAAGCTAGATCTGTGGGTGGGGGTTGATGTGGCTTAGGTCAGAGAGAGCTGGAGTCAGAGGTTGGGTCTGGGCCTGGcttagtggcttgcacctgtaatcccaacactttgggaggccaaggcaggaggactgcttgagcctaggaatttgagaccagtctgggaaacatagcgagacctcatctctacaaaaaataaaaaagttagctgggcatggtggcacatgcctgtggtcccagctactcaagaggctgaagcaggaggatcgcttgagctcaagaggctgaagcgggaggatcgcttgagctcaagaggctgaagcgggaggactgcttgagctcaagagattGAGGTTccagtgagattgcaccactgcatcccagcctgggtgacagagcgaggccctgtctcaaaaaaataaataaataaaataaaaaagaggtagGTGCTGCAAGTGGGCTGAGAGTCCTTCAGGTTTCTGTTAACGTCTGGAGGTCTGCAAACTTGAGCCCTGAGTGCAGCAGGGCAAAGCCCCAGGCCTGGCACAGCCGGCCTCTCCCCTTGCCTAGGATGTTGTCGTGTCTGAGCAACACTGTGTTGTAGATCTCAGTCTCTCGGAACCAGGACTGTTCATCCCTCGAGGAGAAGATCTTGACGGCCACGCTCTCACCGTGCCACAAGCCCCGCCACACTTCGCCATAGCGGCCTTTCCCTGATGGCCAGAGGGGAAGGTGAGGGTTACACACTGGGCACACAGAGCCCTGGAAGAGCCCCACATCTTGATGCTGCACTGCCTCCCTTGCCCACCCCACCCACAGAACCCCAGACTCTTAGGTTTAACTTAATCCAGACACAAACCCAGCGGCAGGCCACTCCCAGCTGCCTCTCGTTCCACCCTGGTCCTGCAGAAAGAAGAACCTAGCCCTGGCCCATCTCCAGCCCACTCCCTGCCCAGCAGAATTCCAATTCTGACCCAGGCCTGGCACCGCCTGTGATTCCGGTAGCCAAGAACTCCCTCACCCCTCCAGGCTCATGAGAGCCCTTGGTCCTCATCCACCGGGCTCACCCACTGCTCACCCACACACTCCACCAAGGCAACCTGCCGTGCCACTGTCCTCTGCACCAGGAAGGGGAGCCCCGAGCCACTCCCTGTGGTGCAGTCACTGTCCAGGAGGTCCTGGGGGTACGGAGAGGCCACTGAGAGGCTGCCACAACCAGCCGCAGCCCCCTTCTCTATCCTCCACCTGGGACCTtctgggtcactgcaagctcctcacTCGCCCAGCTCCCCACTGGCTCTAATCTCTGGGTGACCCCTCTGATTCTGCAGTTCCTATCTGCCCCCCTCCACCCTGTGTCCCAGGTCCCCAGGCCCATACCCCCAACATGCTATCGCCCTGCTCAGATGCTTTCAGGATGAGACTCGACTCTCCCAGCTCGCTGTGCAGGCCACGTTGCTTCTCCTGCCTCCGTCGGACATGCCACAGGCCCAGGACACCCAGGGCCGCCAGGGCCAGCAAGGCCAGCACGGGGCCCAGTATCAGGGCCAGCTGGCCATCTGTTCCTGGCTGCTCCGAAGGAGTTtgggtggctgggggagggggacactgaggctcagctTCCACTAGGTCAGCTCCCCCCACCTCGGGCCAGACCACTCTGCCAGTTAGATCCCAGAGTCCTGCCCACCCActtccccgcccccagcccctttATTGGCCAGAGCatgagaggaaaggagggaagggagggcaggGTCCGAGAAGATGGGGAGGGAGTGCTAGGGCAGCTGGACGTACCCTCCAGCACCAGGGACACGTTGTGGTTGCAGAGGTGGCTGTCGCAGCAGTAGTGGTTGACGAACTCGGTGGGGCGCCCCCTGCAGAGCTCCCTGTGCAAGTTCCCGCAGCCCCGATGTTCCTGGGGGTGCCTCCCCTCCTCCCGCACCAGCACTACTGTGCACCAGGCCCCCCGGCAGGTAGGCCCCCTGCAATGTGGGTTCTCACACGTGCAGGTCACCAGCGGGCCCCGAGACGGCTTCACGGGGTCGCCTGGGAGACACACCGGAAGCTCAGCCACCGTGGGCCCAGCTCCCACAGGCTGAGCCCGACACCCATTTCTGTCCCACTGTCCCTCTCGTCTGACCTCTCAGACAAACACCTTGAAGCTTTGGTCTCTTACTTTCATCCTCAGTCATCCTTCCCTCAGAACCCTCCCCTCAGGGCAGCTGACACTCTGAAAAGCAGGCTTCTGTCCCCTCCTGGCTCCTAGGTCCTCCCCTCCCAGTTCTAGGCTGGGCtgggcccccagccccagccctgagaGCTCTCCCAGGCTTGGCCTGCCAACACctgctctccctccaccccacatgTAGGCTTCCACCCTAGCCTGACAGAGCTCCAGCCTGTAGGTCTG
The nucleotide sequence above comes from Symphalangus syndactylus isolate Jambi chromosome 10, NHGRI_mSymSyn1-v2.1_pri, whole genome shotgun sequence. Encoded proteins:
- the ACVRL1 gene encoding serine/threonine-protein kinase receptor R3 isoform X2 — protein: MALTPPLLLLSAGTMTLGSPRRGLLMLLMALVTQGDPVKPSRGPLVTCTCENPHCRGPTCRGAWCTVVLVREEGRHPQEHRGCGNLHRELCRGRPTEFVNHYCCDSHLCNHNVSLVLEGKGRYGEVWRGLWHGESVAVKIFSSRDEQSWFRETEIYNTVLLRHDNILGFIASDMTSRNSSTQLWLITHYHEHGSLYDFLQRQTLEPHLALRLAVSAACGLAHLHVEIFGTQGKPAIAHRDFKSRNVLVKSNLQCCIADLGLAVMHSQGSDYLDIGNNPRVGTKRYMAPEVLDEQIRMDCFESYKWTDIWAFGLVLWEIARRTIVNGIVEDYRPPFYDVVPNDPSFEDMKKVVCVDQQTPTIPNRLAADPVLSGLAQMMRECWYPNPSARLTALRIKKTLQKISHSPEKPKVIQ
- the ACVRL1 gene encoding serine/threonine-protein kinase receptor R3 isoform X4; this translates as MALTPPLLLLSAGTMTLGSPRRGLLMLLMALVTQGKGRYGEVWRGLWHGESVAVKIFSSRDEQSWFRETEIYNTVLLRHDNILGFIASDMTSRNSSTQLWLITHYHEHGSLYDFLQRQTLEPHLALRLAVSAACGLAHLHVEIFGTQGKPAIAHRDFKSRNVLVKSNLQCCIADLGLAVMHSQGSDYLDIGNNPRVGTKRYMAPEVLDEQIRMDCFESYKWTDIWAFGLVLWEIARRTIVNGIVEDYRPPFYDVVPNDPSFEDMKKVVCVDQQTPTIPNRLAADPVLSGLAQMMRECWYPNPSARLTALRIKKTLQKISHSPEKPKVIQ
- the ACVRL1 gene encoding serine/threonine-protein kinase receptor R3 isoform X1, with the translated sequence MALTPPLLLLSAGTMTLGSPRRGLLMLLMALVTQGDPVKPSRGPLVTCTCENPHCRGPTCRGAWCTVVLVREEGRHPQEHRGCGNLHRELCRGRPTEFVNHYCCDSHLCNHNVSLVLEATQTPSEQPGTDGQLALILGPVLALLALAALGVLGLWHVRRRQEKQRGLHSELGESSLILKASEQGDSMLGDLLDSDCTTGSGSGLPFLVQRTVARQVALVECVGKGRYGEVWRGLWHGESVAVKIFSSRDEQSWFRETEIYNTVLLRHDNILGFIASDMTSRNSSTQLWLITHYHEHGSLYDFLQRQTLEPHLALRLAVSAACGLAHLHVEIFGTQGKPAIAHRDFKSRNVLVKSNLQCCIADLGLAVMHSQGSDYLDIGNNPRVGTKRYMAPEVLDEQIRMDCFESYKWTDIWAFGLVLWEIARRTIVNGIVEDYRPPFYDVVPNDPSFEDMKKVVCVDQQTPTIPNRLAADPVLSGLAQMMRECWYPNPSARLTALRIKKTLQKISHSPEKPKVIQ
- the ACVRL1 gene encoding serine/threonine-protein kinase receptor R3 isoform X3 — translated: MALTPPLLLLSAGTMTLGSPRRGLLMLLMALVTQGDPVKPSRGPLVTCTCENPHCRGPTCRGAWCTVVLVREEGRHPQEHRGCGNLHRELCRGRPTEFVNHYCCDSHLCNHNVSLVLEGKGRYGEVWRGLWHGESVAVKIFSSRDEQSWFRETEIYNTVLLRHDNILGFIASDMTSRNSSTQLWLITHYHEHGSLYDFLQRQTLEPHLALRLAVSAACGLAHLHVEIFGTQGKPAIAHRDFKSRNVLVKSNLQCCIADLGIVEDYRPPFYDVVPNDPSFEDMKKVVCVDQQTPTIPNRLAADPVLSGLAQMMRECWYPNPSARLTALRIKKTLQKISHSPEKPKVIQ